The genome window AGAAtcaattctattttttttaaacagcAATACGCAAAaagtttgagaaagaaaaacttgatGAAAAATTTACCTCCATAATAATTTTTGTCCATGCGGATAAACCAGTGTTATGGTTCTTGATGAGGCTTAATGTATCATCAAGTAGCCCAATTGCAGCAAATGCAAGAGTTGCTAGAGCTACTCCAGAAACTTCGACAGAAGAAAAACCGGCAATGAATTTCGCAACAATTACACCAACTGGTACAAAAAATAGTCCACCCATAGTGGGAGTTCTTTTCTTTAAGGAGTGCCTTACAGGCCCTTCTATCCTGATAATTTGACGAATCTTCAAGACATAGAGAAATGGTACACAAACATATCCCGCACATGCAGCTAAAGCGGCTGATATGAAAAAGGGGCAGGTCAAGTGAAATGGTGACAAAGGTAGTCTAACAATCCGCCATGCACACCAATCCACATATAGAAGCACCACCACTAAGAAAATTATCAGTCCAGTGTTGAGTAATACTCCATTCCTGATCCTGCAAATGTAGAGTGTAAACGACCATCAAACTAAGAAGGCTGCAGACACCTCACTAATCTAACAACCTGAGTAGATTCCCATACAGTAAAAGATTTACGATTTCCCattgtacccaaaaaaaaaagaaaaaaaagagaggacaTTCCCTTGgattcattattttattagcTAGGCTCCATTGactttaaacttttaatttttaaataagcaCAATCACAAAACCAAACACTGACACACTAACTACAATTACATCATTGACTTTTGCTCAAACAACTTTAAAATACCATAGCTTTATCCAGTACGCTTGCTTTTCATTAGAATTCCATTTCTTGAAATCCAACCATAATAAAGCAAAACGGCCAATTCCTAAGGTTGACCTACTTGCCTGTGCTTCTTACGCTGTTTCCCAAGCAATGCAAACCGATGAGCAGTCACAGTTAGAGACTCATTAGTTGATACAGTGATGGCAGGCAAATCAATATCGGCCACGGGAGTTACAACGAACTCTGCATCACTATCTTCACCACCGCTGGAATAAATCATGTACCCTGTAGACTCTTCATGGTTTCCCCAATCATCAAGTGGTGTTACATCAGCTGCATCCTATAGATCGATTTAATCTTTAAGTACAAATTAATGGTGTCACAACAATCACAATAATGGTTTGCATTTTTTGTATTGGAGAAACCAACGTAGGTTTCTGTTAAAATTGAGAATTTATTGAAAACcttccaaaaagaaagaaacttgaTAGTTGATTCTAAATGTAAACAGAATAAGATACCCAATAtgaacaaacaagaaaaagaagtcaTCATTGTCAGTTAGCATATGGGCCATGAATTATAAGCTCACCGCATCAAAGGCCCCGAAATCAACATCACTATAACGATAGCGGCGCCCATGCCTTCGGAAACTTGGTCCAATCAACTGCaatacaattttattaaatGAGCACCAgttaataaaattttcacaGTTGAAAATCCTCAAAGTTGACTTTCTCAGCCAAACGGAAATTAAATTCCGAATTgaaccaaagaaaacaaaaaagaaatgaatcGGCGATGCCAAAAAATTAACAGACCTTAAGATCGTAACTCTGGGGCGAAAAGGCCGAAACGGATCCAAGACGAGGGACCGTACAGAGTGAGCAGTAGTTGTGCGAGCGAGAGAGttggagaggagagagatggCGGAAAGTCGGAGAATAAGATGTCATGGctctgaagaagaagaagaagacgacgatgaagaagaagctggTGAGAATGAGAATGGAAGGAGGAGAGATGGTTCAGATCTTGAAGAGGTTGGGAAGGCCATTAAAAACTGGAGTCAGGGATATTCGAGTTTTCAGGCATTTTATACCAAACGAAAAGAAACTATTTGTAGCTTTAGGCCGGAGGGAAagcaaaagtgaaaatacagaCTTTGAAATTCTCGCAAcgttttttctgtttttaatcTGACTATTTTGACGCGCCAAGTCGAGCGTGGGAGCTGGGATGGCGTATCAGATGTGGGCCAGGTGGCACCTGAGAGAGAATTTGTGAATGTCACTTTCtagttgatttattttttcatacaGCCGATCATTTAAATTACTCTAATAGTGGATGAAGTGAATTCAAATTTGGGTTCAAGGAAACGAATTTGAGTGCTATTTTCTGCTAAAGTTAGGAAGATGGAGGAGGTTTTGTCACAAATACtatcaaaatatcataaagATTAAAATTAGGAAAATAGAGGAAGTTTTGTCGCAAATACtatcaaaatatcataaagATTAAAATTAGGAAAATAGAGGAAGTTTTGTCGCAAATACTACCAAAATATCATAAGCACTCAAATCTGTTTCCCAACTTGAGTTAATTTATTTGTcgtgaagaaaagaaattcaattattGTAGGTGTAATTTCCTTTCAATTTGGCCAGTTGTCAATCCATGCGTCATGGTGTTAGTTTCAGTCCCACCCAGTTTACCAGTGGATTAGGTAAACGTTTGATTCGAACATATGATGTCATAGATTCTCTCACTAGGAGACATTCACCCAATCTTTGATTTGTCTTGCATGTTTGGAATGGCTCCAAAATGAAAAGCGTGCAACACGACCACAATGGTTTTGCATTTACCCACCTTAATACTTGCTTCATTCACAAACCCAACTAAAATTCAACAGAAATTCGTGTGCCGATTGATGAAATATTCACATAGCCCGCCAGCACCAGTAGTACACACACCACACATACATCGGAAAATGTTGTCAAACACAAAATCGCTCAAAGATCCGGTAATTGAATCACTTGCTAACTCTGATTGGAGTTGGCGCCCAGAGTCCGACCACGCCCCATTGTGAATCCCCTGGTTCCATCAGGCATTCTCGGGCCAGGTGGTGGCTTTGAAGGTTCAATCCCATGATTAGCCGAACTGGTTCCGTGACCTAGGGAGGAACAAAATATCAAACGTTTAAGTTAGATTAGCCCAAAGAAAGGAACCAATTCAAAAAAGTAGCTCACCAACATACCAAACCCATTGGTGACACGGTATTTTTGCCTTCCTGATTGGCCCCGATTTCGACCTCTATGCCCATTTTTCTCCTTGGGGACTCTCTCACCATCCTAGAATggtaaaagcaaaaagaacTTTAGAACTGAAAACCACATGTTCATAATTCAATCAAGAACTCCAGtagtttgaaaataaaaaaataaaaaatcaaggaCTCCAGTAGAAAGTAAATATGAACAACTGCTCATGAGAGAATTCAACACCACTTTACCTCATCGTCAGGTGTCCGAGTATCATTATGATGCTCACTTGCATTATGATTCTCCTCACCTCCTGTTTGATCAGAAGTTCTGTTACCACTACTCTTCTCAGAGTCAAAACCCCTCCAGGCTTGTTTTCTCTGTCCATACTTCCCCTGAtgcaaataaaacaaacattaattCCTCTTCTTGCCCTGAACgaaatgttaaaaataaaaataaaaaatattttaaataaatgaataacaGAACCATTTACCATTTGCTTAAGATGCTTCACCCGCATGCCATTTCTCCAGTCCTCCTCATTATTTAAAGTTGTGACCTAACGCAAATCACCAGGAAAGAAACTGTAATGTAAAGACTAAATATCCAAGCTATAAAGCCCAATGCAAAtggatgatggtgatggaaaGAACAAGATACTTACAGCTTTGTCAGCAGCCTCCACAGTATCATACTCCACTAGAGCATGCAACTTCAGTAAAGAATCAGACACATTACAAAAGGATGCCAAGAAATCTCATGATGTGTTCAGAAAAAAAGACCTCAATCAAAGTATAAAGACAGTGGTAGGTGTAACCATCCCATTAGACCTAAACAGTTAGGTGTAACCATCCCACACATTCAACATAAGGCATTCACCACCCAATCACAAACACCCAAGACATTCATCAATTCCTCATTTCTCCAGATTTCATAACTAGCATGCACATATGTTttaaaaaccataccttattACTGATCAGCTTCTCAGCCTTGCTGCCTTTTGTTGATGCTTCTATGGCATGGGGGTCAAGTATGCATACATCTTTTATACtggaaatttaaaaagtatgcTTAATCATATATTGAAGAAAACGGTAATCTGACAGCacgaaaagaaaagggaaaaaaataaaacatactTTCCAGCttcaccaaatatttttttgaggTTCTCCACTGAATGATCCTCAGGTAGGTTCTCTACCAAAACAGTGCACTATAATGCCCAAAATCAGATGCTTAAAGATTTCTAAAAACAATatatccaaattcaaaaaaacatatgcatatatataaacgAAATTCTGGAGAATACCTTTGCATCCCTGTTTTCAGGTAATGGAAGAGGATGAAGCCGTTTTAGCTTCTTCCCATTCGAACTCACAACCTACAATATGGCAAATTAATGCTTATAAGTTAGCATGTTCATCATCCCACAGGCACTTACATTGTTACAagagaacaaaagaagaaatattacAAGGAGGGAAGACTCCCTCAATGCAGCCGCTATTAGTGAATTGTTTCGAATGagctttttcatttttctaaaaGAAGCAATAACTGAAATAGGAACTGCAAGAAGATATGTCCAAAAGTTAGAGCATtgttacaaaacaaaataaatattactAGTTAAGGAAAGGAGACAACCGAGTTTTGTTGTTAAAATTAAGATTTTTGAACACcacataacaaacaaattgaACAATACAAAACAACAGTGCAACACACAGGTTTGCAGCTAGTTGTATTAAAaagatttctcacacacaaacacacatgGAGGAACAAGATAAGGAAGTCTGAAAGAGAAGAGGGCCAGTTCTCATTTGCTGCCACTAGAGGAGCAATCACCCCCTATCTCAGAAAGATAAATCAACAACACTACactaaattgaaaaaaaggaataaCCAATGGAATGAATCAGTTTCTAATTCCTAAAACTGCTCTCGCAATAGAATTTGATGAATAGAGAAGGAATCAGTCAGCAGTAAGTTTGATAGTCATTCAAAACCAACCACAGATGCTCGGCACAGCTAAATCTAGCTGCACCAGGAAAACACCAAGGCAAGGCAACATGTCAGAAGTACCTGCTTTACTCATCACCTTCATCTTCTCTACTCTACTATTGCCAGATAATATTAACATAATTGACACTGTACAATTTAAGCACCCCCGCAATACTAATAAACTAGCAATAACAATTATAACGCATAGGGAAAGATTAGTTAAAAATTAAGAAGCCACTTGTGGGACACGGGAAAGATTGGTATAATGTAAGGGGGATATCAGACCAGACGAAAAGTTATGCAAGTTTCAGTTCTGTACAAAACATCATACTCCTAAAAACTACGTTGAATAAAAACACCAACTACTCACCAAAACcttctttgttcttcttaATCAAACTCAACATATGCTTGTCAGAGGGCAAATTTTCATCACTGAAATAATATTCCACCTGCAAAACCACAAAgaacattaaataaataaaaaagaattacatgacaaatttgatttaataCAGCATTAATTCGTTACAATGTCAATGACAAAtaattcatttttgttctcCCTTCacttttaattcaaattgtcGCTTAGCTTTACTTACTAATCAAACTTTAACCTCCCCATTTGATTAAAGCTCGGCATGAGTCAAACTTTAGACTCAGCTCGAGAGCAACAACACTGAAAGTACTCGTTATTCTCTCCCCTGCGGTCCCAAGCTTCTAATCTAACCCCTATCTTAGGTTTTCATAAGTGCAACGGTTGGTGAACAATGTGAGTAAATAAAGTAGCACATTACTTTCTTTACCAGAAAATTAGCACATAAAACGGCTTTAAAAAGTGCATTCAAataaccactgaattcaaattCACTTATCGCATGCATAACACATAGGAAAGCAACTTGTCTCCGAAATAACTTTGATAATTTCTTTTACCATTGCTAGACGGGTTCTCGAATACAGatgaaaacaaatacaaatttggaacataatttcaaaaaatcCTAAAGCTACTCAATCATTCGGGAGGGAGCATGCGATTCTAGGGTtcataatcaataaaacaCAGAATATAAATTTCTTCGAACCTCAGAATATCAGCTCCAAATCATATTTCCTTTTAAATGCAAACAGATATTAAGCTCCTAGGGTTCATTATCCACATATTCAGAGATAGAGACAGAGAGATCTTACCTGCTTAATAATTTTCTGTTTGAGGTCATTGGAGAGACCGCTGGTCCCAGACGATTGATCAGGGTCATCGTCGGAAGGCTGTGGTTGAATCTCGGAGGAGACGCGATCGGGAGATCCAACGGGTGAGACATCAGAACCGTCCGTCAGAGACGGCGGAGGCGAGTCGGTGCTTCTGATGACGGCTGTGGCGGTGGGGGCGGCGACGGTTACGGTGGGCCCCTCTTCGCCTTCCATTTTATGAAAGAACAAagaggaggagaggagagaacCTTCAAAGGTTTCAAAAACGAAGGCAGGTCCCCGCTCTTTCTTCTCCTAATTTCTGGTTGCTTCTCCTTTCCGTTAAATAGAATTGCAAGAGCAAGACGTCCTCCgaggacattgaggtcatttCGGGCACTTCAATATTTTCATTAggtaaattacaaaaatagtTCATGTAGTTCTGTTCATTTTCACTAAAgttcagataaatttgattttaactATTTTATCCCTATAGTTGTGTGATGTTcgaagaaaattttaattcatatCAGTTCCATTCTCTTGGACCTTAGGGTTCAAGAGACTTGTGGTTACTTAttcttaaatttaatttaagggTTAagcaaaatttattttaaaatatcttttttcttttaccttttaaatttcacttaacaaaaaaagaaaaaactaaaaactaaaaacccaaaatctatTCTTCTTCCTCCCGCTGCCCCCACGCTCTGCTTCCTCCCATTGTTGCAGCAACAACAACTCCGACTCCGGCGTAGCCAGCGAAAATCCAAAGCGACTTATTCCCTCGCACTTCAACAAGGTCAGTTTCTTGTTCTTATTCAGTTTTTCACTCAATTTTCAGATTTGAAATCATGAACCCATATATGGGAATTTCAATTGAgtttgtgttattttttattttgaaactaTGTAACTTTTCCTTGTACGCATCTGAACAAATATCAGGCTCTAGTGGAGTATGATACtgtaaatttgattttaactATTTTATCCCTATAGTTGTGCAATGTTcgaagaaaattttaattcatatATGTCAATTGCGTACATGTTATTTGAATAATAGAAGTTTAGGAGGAGGAAAGGCTACCTATTCCAAGGTCAGGGCGTACTAAGTTTTCTTTGAGAATCTTagtcaatttttttagtttttatagaTTATCCATTAAAAAGGATTGTCGGCATCGGGTGTAGTCATTTTAGCTGGTTTACTTAGTGGAAAACAAATCTATTTCATATGCAAAAGAAGTagattatttttcattatttattgattattaGTTTATGAGTTGATAGGATTTCAACTTTTTGGTAGTAGTCTAATTTTACCATCAGATACGAATTGATGacattgtttttccttttatgtGGCCTGATTtacatatttgattttgattttggtcaTTCGACCGTACGCATTATTATGAATACACACGTAGATTGGCACTTCGTGTAGGTCAAGAACTGTAATTCTATTAGTGGATAAATGTTGTACTGCTAAAGCTTTGCTTTTAGAATCCTATGTATGTCTTCACCATTACAAATATTGATTAAAGGGAAAGACATTCGCATTCTTATAGCAAAATTATAAAAGCAAAAGACGACATACAACTTATAGTACTTTGGGACTATTGTTTGCAACAATCCCATGCTAGACGTACTAAAACAAAAACGTTACATATGATAAGCTCTCTAGCCAAACAAACATACCctaccctaaccctaaaccaaaacccaaacaaGCACCCAAAAAGCAAGCCCAAGTGTCATCCTTCCCAATCCTCCAAACCCATTTCTCCAAGACCCAGAAAACCAAACCCGGACATCATCCACCACAGGCCCACATAGCGAGCTCATGTCGTCAGTCCTGGTGTTATAATACACACTGTAGAATGCAATCCTTGTCCTCTCAGCTCTGGCCGTGAAATTCACATTGGCACTTTGGAATGTGCTGTTGGAATTAGGGGTATAATGGACATTTTGGGCTTGGTCACCAGCAAAGGCCATGACAGCAAGAGGCTGCTTGCATTTGTCATTAGCATGGCCTAAAGAGAAGGTTAGGGTGTATGGCTTGTTTGGGGAAGTTTCAACCATTTGGGAAATAATGCCTTCCTTCCCAGATAGCAATTCAATGGCTCGCTTGCCTTGCGGCACAGTAAAATGGTAGGAGTCGATGTACCTAACAGCACGGTTGGactcaacgatccaaccgggTAACGAGGATGTTTCTTCGTCGAGGTTGGTGGGAAGCAGCACCCCTAGCGAGATGTTTGCGAACATCCATGGACCTTCCTCAAAATCACCATTCATCACTGCGTTGTCTGCACAAAATATGGCAAACATGAAATCTTATAGCATTTTTTGTGTGTACCTTCGGCCGAGTTTCAAATCAATGTTACTTAGTTAACTGTGAATCTaaatcatatatttatatgatattattaaataatgaaattgagaAGGTCCCATACCCTAAACTTGAAGTCCATAAATAGTAACTCTTCACTTGGGACAATTTATAAATCCTCATTTCTTTGATTAGGTGGTCAAAGGTCAAAAGCGTCAAATAATTTTACCCGCTCAAAGAAAATTAGTACTTCACCTAATTATCTAATGGGCCCATAGGGTTTGAATTGAAGAAGTCAAGACAAGTGAgaggaaaataatttttacCTTTGGGCCTATCAGGGGTAAAGAGCTTCTTGATAGCAACATCATCAATGATGGGCCCACAGGTGGGGTCATCTTCCATGCCGGGATTCCTGAAGACCAACATCGCATCATCCTCCTCAGCCGCGAAAGCCCACGCGTAAGGGTCCCACCCTTGCACGTTGTACAAGGTCTGCAGGTCTATCGTCTGCGATGCAGGTGGCACTGACACGTTCAACGACTCCAGCTGTGCGCAAGTGCGAGCCGCACTGAACGTGACGGAGTAGATGGAGCCTTTCTCCACCTTCACTTGCTGGCTTATTTCGGCGTCGTTTCCCAGCCTCACTGCGTGTCTACCTTGCGGTACGATGAGGATCATCCCACCCTGTTTCTGCCCCGACTCCACAAGCTCAACGGTGCCGTTTGATTTCCAGCTGGGGATCCCCATGGGCCCATCTACTATAGCCTCGTTTGAAAAGCCGCCTGATGGGGTCATTTCAAAATCACCATTTGGCACTGGCCCTGCCCCATCATAAAATTGTAAGGATTAGTGTTTACCTAATTAAATAGAGTAATGATATgcttatcatatttttattctaTAATTCTATATCACATGATGTGATATGTTTATATCATATGacacatcaattaaattaataaaatatattttaatttaaaaaattaaaaaatcaaatactaaaattaatcattaaaaaaaaattattaaataattttaatagaTGTGACTGTCCATCTCGACTTTCACATAAAGCAGTATAGGAATATGTTAcacaaatgtggtaagagtaacATTATTCAATTAAATAGTATATTTTTATGAGTGCTATTAATCGCTAAAGTGGTTAAGAGTAACTATTTTACACTTCAAATTCGGTATttaattattgtattttttacaCAAACGATAATGAGGAAGAGAAATTCGAACATAAAATCTCAAATACGCAGGTAACTGTTCTTAATCAGTTGGGAATTCTATTGCCTAAAAAGGGCAAGTATGTCATGGTCATACGAAGGCTGAAAATTCTTTTGCCTTAGCTTTTCTCCTATCTCAAAGGAGGGCCAGGCAATGAATTATTAAAGATTCAGCCATGCACGCTCTCTGGTCAAGAAATGGTCCTCCAGATCTCAACTCAAATGTGAAGCAACGCGACAGCAAAACAGTCAGATATGTTGTATCATGACATGACAGTGGGGAAAAAACTGGCCACTCAATGACAAAATTGCGTCGGCTACTGATATTTTTCCCTTTAGAAATTAATAATATCAAACAAGTTGAGAAAAAATTGTCAATCTCAAGGTGTTgctttcaattcaaaaaatatgtaaaatgctttagtttttgtttttggaaatAAATCGACCATTTgctcttctgtttttttgtcTTCAATTTTGTGTTGCTCCAATTTCCCAAATTACCAGAGAGCGAGCAAAAAGATCTATCCAATCCAAGTTCCAATCTTGGATAACCTTATCCATACATGGGCCTCAAATGTTTGTAAGCCCATAATCATatcaaattaagaataataaaatttataaaaaaagtgaaaaataaaaacctaataTGAACGCGTGGACCCTACAGCTCCGTATTTTTACGTGCACCAAACACCATGTGGCCGGCGAATGGGGGGGTGGTGATCTAAAGGACAATTTATAAACTATGTCATAGGGTCAGTTACCTTTACGGAAAGGGGCTTTGTCCTTTTGTATGTGAGGAGAAAAAGAGCAGGACATTTGGCGCGAAGATTTGTGTCCACTTAGGTCATTTTGACATTTTTACCCCATTATTCGGATGGACCAAAGGGTAACTAGCTTTAGAGGGCCCTTGAGCTTCACTTTTTATGCACTTATAGTTTTTCTTCAcagtaattttatttatttattaattttacaacagttttattcttctttttgggtaTAGAATTTACCAAAAATTCTTGGTGGCAAGTGATGAAATTTACATCAAGACAGAGAATACATGTTTTGATGGGAAATTTTCAAACGGACCCATGAATGTCAGAGCAAAAAAAGGATGAAAACCAAGAGTCTTGGCAAATAGTGTGATTGAAATGCTCGGAATTAGCAAAATACCATAAATTTTAATACATTACCACATTTAAAATGGAAGCTTTGAATGACATCAAGCTTCAAGAAGAAAATTGCAGGCAAAAAGCttcaagaaaatgagaaaatgcagAAACACAAAGCAAGAAATTGCAAATCAAATCCGAACCCATGAAAGCTAATAGCCTAATTACTAAGCAAGAACTAATCTTTCATTATCAGTTTGGGACTGGAGTATTATTAATCAGATCTCATCTCAGCAGTTGgacagaaaaacaaacatactGAAACGCACCAACAGCgaaaataaagtaattttGAAACGCAAACTGAAAGAGAGAGCAGCAAATGTTTTCAAACActgagaaagaaaatgagagacaGAGAACCCAGAAAGCGTACCATCTTCTGCTGAGATTTTAGTAGCCAAACGGCCAAGAAGAAGCATAATCGGTAAGACCCATTTGGGGAATGTGGGGCTCCGAGCCATTTTCTTAGCCAAATACTCTCTCactaactctctctctctctctctctctctctcactcttaTTCTCTCTACTGAGTTTATAGGGACAGAGGAAAGAGGGGAGTGAGAGTGTCCTTTTATTCAAAAGATTCCAGTTCAATCGTCTTTATTCTTTAGCTAATAAGAAGGATTTACTTTATTTAATCAAAGTTTTACTTTGATATGATTAATTTGACATAAAGAGCAGAGCAGGGCTtcaactttctttatttttggaattagagaagagaaaagaaaatagaaaaaaaagtcGTCCTACCGTTCCCACCTGgatatgtttttaattattgatgatttatttattatattaattgtAATGCCGTGTTTTGAGAATCGCGGTCTTGCGGCGGGCCCCTGACGTTCCGCCATTTCATGCTACTTTGACAGTCTTCAAGCACTCGTGAGTTTATTTACTTCCTTCgcccaaaaagaagaagaaagtagGTTGTTTTTAGTCTTCCTTCGCAAACTTAAGTTCCGAGTATTTTGAATATAAGgtaggttgttttgtttgatgaacttGTGTTTTGGATATAAAGGTAAGttcctttgtttgtttgattgtgaatttaggctacatatttatatatgattTAACATGTTATCTTGATAATGATGTTTATACCTAAAATTTTCACCCTAGCTCCACAAGGAGAAATGAAGTGGCAAGGGTCCATTGAGCCAATATTTTGGGCCTAGAAGCTAAGGCttaaagtaaaaagaaaaagggtcaGACCTAGGAGGCTCATGACCAACGGACTTGGTCCAGGTCCAACCCAGGCCCAAAGTTCAAATTGAATAAAGGTCCACTTGGGCCAAAAGTCATGGATCGAAATTTTGGCCCAAGCTTTAAGGCCTAATACAAACCTTCATACGTAGCAAAGACTTCACCAAAGTCAATGCTCGGCATTTGTTCCTCGGTCGAGTAAAAAGCACGAGCGTCTACTGAGGCAAGGATTTCACACGCACTACCTCAATAAGAGCACCACATAGCATAGCAAAATGAATGATGGGACGTTGAGCTACTTAGAGATTGGAGTCCTTGGAAATCAGAGAGAAGGAATAATCAGAATAAGTACCTTTGGATAAGTGATCGAGGCATGATGTAACAATAGGAGAGCAGTGCAAGTAAACCTTGGGCAGTGACCGTATATCTTGACGCTTTTGAAGGCGGCAAtttttgcctataaatagtaggacaattttcatttttagacCTTCAATCTCTCAACAAAAACCAAGCCAAAATGTTGTTCAATGTATTCCCTAAACTAGACtttgataaattttattgCTTTCCTAGGATTCAATAtagcatcatcatcattgtaATCTTCCATTTAATATATTAACAAACAGCTTTGTTCTTCAGAGTTTTCATTTTAGTCTTTGTTTCAGTTTGATTCAAATAGGACTTGAGAGATCATTTGACTACCAAGCACAACTCCATCGAGCATGACACAACACAAGTACCCTTGTCACCAAGGCTAAGGACCCAACAGTCGAGAAATGGTTCCTAACTTGGCCCAAATCGTCTCTTCGATCTCATGGTCGTCAACGACCGTGACAACTGACACACTGCACATATCGCTCACACCAAAGAAGGACAACTTTGTTCCCAAATCCGTTCAGcctaataattattttatttgaaataatCATCCTAGTTGTCCGAAAAGAATTTGAGGTCAACATATA of Prunus dulcis chromosome 4, ALMONDv2, whole genome shotgun sequence contains these proteins:
- the LOC117624143 gene encoding phospho-N-acetylmuramoyl-pentapeptide-transferase homolog, yielding MTSYSPTFRHLSPLQLSRSHNYCSLCTVPRLGSVSAFSPQSYDLKLIGPSFRRHGRRYRYSDVDFGAFDADAADVTPLDDWGNHEESTGYMIYSSGGEDSDAEFVVTPVADIDLPAITVSTNESLTVTAHRFALLGKQRKKHRIRNGVLLNTGLIIFLVVVLLYVDWCAWRIVRLPLSPFHLTCPFFISAALAACAGYVCVPFLYVLKIRQIIRIEGPVRHSLKKRTPTMGGLFFVPVGVIVAKFIAGFSSVEVSGVALATLAFAAIGLLDDTLSLIKNHNTGLSAWTKIIMEVAVGIWFSYWLHTAKISSPYGMKMLVPLPALGLVCLGKCYLVLASFCFVSMGNGVNLTDGLDGLAGGTAALAFIGMSIAVLPVCSDLAVFGASMAGACVGFLLHNRYKASVFMGDTGSLALGGGLAAMACCTGMFFPLFVSSGIFVVEALSVILQVLYFKTTKRMHGAGRRLLRMAPFHHHLELCGLKEPVIVGGAYVISSTLALCAGYLGLISA
- the LOC117624144 gene encoding la-related protein 6A; amino-acid sequence: MEGEEGPTVTVAAPTATAVIRSTDSPPPSLTDGSDVSPVGSPDRVSSEIQPQPSDDDPDQSSGTSGLSNDLKQKIIKQVEYYFSDENLPSDKHMLSLIKKNKEGFVPISVIASFRKMKKLIRNNSLIAAALRESSLLVVSSNGKKLKRLHPLPLPENRDAKCTVLVENLPEDHSVENLKKIFGEAGNIKDVCILDPHAIEASTKGSKAEKLISNKLHALVEYDTVEAADKAVTTLNNEEDWRNGMRVKHLKQMGKYGQRKQAWRGFDSEKSSGNRTSDQTGGEENHNASEHHNDTRTPDDEDGERVPKEKNGHRGRNRGQSGRQKYRVTNGFGHGTSSANHGIEPSKPPPGPRMPDGTRGFTMGRGRTLGANSNQS
- the LOC117625816 gene encoding uncharacterized protein LOC117625816; its protein translation is MARSPTFPKWVLPIMLLLGRLATKISAEDGPVPNGDFEMTPSGGFSNEAIVDGPMGIPSWKSNGTVELVESGQKQGGMILIVPQGRHAVRLGNDAEISQQVKVEKGSIYSVTFSAARTCAQLESLNVSVPPASQTIDLQTLYNVQGWDPYAWAFAAEEDDAMLVFRNPGMEDDPTCGPIIDDVAIKKLFTPDRPKDNAVMNGDFEEGPWMFANISLGVLLPTNLDEETSSLPGWIVESNRAVRYIDSYHFTVPQGKRAIELLSGKEGIISQMVETSPNKPYTLTFSLGHANDKCKQPLAVMAFAGDQAQNVHYTPNSNSTFQSANVNFTARAERTRIAFYSVYYNTRTDDMSSLCGPVVDDVRVWFSGSWRNGFGGLGRMTLGLAFWVLVWVLV